One stretch of Caldalkalibacillus salinus DNA includes these proteins:
- the mfd gene encoding transcription-repair coupling factor encodes MNRIIQHFSLGEDFQNVQTAYENGIKEQMVSGLSGSSRTLFMSAIYQKQEQSVLVVTHNLYQAQKVYEDMVEWLPEEDVLLYPVNDLMSSEIATASPELKGQRIQVLNECLEPNKKVLIVPLAGIRRLLPPKEEWQQSQITFSLGEDVDLETLQHQLNHLGYQRVDMVETHGEYSVRGGIIDILPASDDHPIRMELFDTEVDSIRTFDLETQRSIEQKKQVTIGPTSELIIKPEHYQSAAQALGSMLETQLGRMKDQDAKDKLQEKLGWELEQLEQEAAFQGIYKYVSVLYERQTTLLDYLSKDTVIIVDEPTRVLESEEHYKTEEADWQTSLIHAGEYLGDLQLSQPLDQWLGKKVNPIIYLSLFLRQIPHTHPENIVSFTSKTMQNFHGQLPMLKNEVARWKKSKQVVVFLASDTDRAERMLNALQDFDIEISHDRGQVLEEGSPVVMTGSLHQGFELPLHSLVVVTESEVFTKQQKRRSRKSRQLSNAERIKNYTELNVGDYVVHINHGIGKYLGIETLEIGGVHKDYLNLRYSGNDKLYVPVEQIDQVQKYVGGEEKEPKLYSLGGSEWKKVKSKVQSSVKDIAADLIKLYAQREATTGYAFNKDSAMHREFDSLFPYQETEDQLRAIEEIKKDMERTRPMDRLLCGDVGYGKTEVAIRAAFKAIMDGKQVAILVPTTILAQQHYETLRERFNDYPVEIEVLSRFRTRKEQNQTVKKLKEGLVDVVIGTHRLLSKDIVFKDLGLLVVDEEQRFGVSHKEKIKQMKQNVDVLTLTATPIPRTLHMSMLGVRDLSVIETPPENRFPVQTYVVEFNAALIREAIERELARGGQVYFLYNQVQGIDQMAEHIRALVPDARIATAHGKMKETELEAIMIDFLDGEYDVLVSTTIIETGVDIPNVNTLIIHDADKMGLSQLYQLRGRVGRSSRMAYAYFTYQRDKVLTEVAEKRLQAIKEFTELGSGFKIAMRDLSIRGAGNLLGAEQHGFIASVGFDLYSQMLKEAIEEMKGETKVEDKKELELDLHVDAYLPDSYIKDGKQKIEMYKKVHATRTQKDVFELEDELLDRFGTIPDPVQRLMSVAKVRAYAHHLNLESIIQKQGVVRMLFEQNQNDKLDGGKLFQIVTEFGRKVGLISEHQIGISVRIKGLAETEWLSIIERLLHQLVEGDILKGEEEHAL; translated from the coding sequence ATGAATAGGATTATACAACACTTTTCCTTAGGAGAAGATTTTCAAAACGTGCAAACGGCATACGAAAATGGGATAAAAGAACAAATGGTGTCTGGCCTAAGTGGCTCTTCCCGAACACTATTTATGAGTGCCATCTATCAAAAGCAAGAACAATCTGTTCTGGTTGTCACACATAATCTCTATCAGGCTCAGAAAGTTTATGAGGATATGGTAGAGTGGTTACCAGAAGAGGATGTCTTACTGTATCCCGTCAATGACCTGATGTCCTCTGAAATTGCAACCGCAAGTCCAGAGTTAAAGGGGCAACGTATTCAAGTCCTAAATGAATGTTTAGAACCGAATAAAAAAGTATTAATTGTACCTTTAGCAGGCATTCGTCGCTTGTTGCCACCGAAGGAAGAATGGCAGCAGTCGCAAATAACTTTTTCTTTAGGTGAAGACGTAGATTTAGAAACGCTACAACATCAGTTGAATCACTTAGGGTATCAGAGGGTGGATATGGTAGAAACACATGGCGAATATAGTGTTCGTGGTGGCATTATCGATATACTACCTGCTTCTGATGACCACCCTATAAGAATGGAATTGTTTGATACCGAGGTGGATTCCATTCGCACCTTTGACTTAGAGACACAACGCTCAATAGAACAGAAAAAGCAAGTCACCATTGGCCCCACTTCCGAATTGATTATCAAACCAGAGCATTACCAAAGTGCTGCCCAAGCACTAGGCTCTATGCTAGAGACACAACTAGGACGTATGAAGGATCAGGATGCCAAAGACAAATTACAAGAAAAACTAGGATGGGAGCTCGAACAATTAGAACAAGAAGCTGCTTTTCAAGGCATCTACAAGTATGTCAGTGTATTATATGAAAGGCAAACCACGCTTTTAGATTACTTATCAAAGGATACTGTTATCATTGTCGACGAACCCACTAGAGTATTGGAGTCTGAAGAACATTACAAGACGGAAGAAGCAGATTGGCAAACGTCCTTGATACACGCAGGTGAGTATTTGGGCGATCTCCAATTATCTCAACCATTGGACCAGTGGTTAGGTAAGAAGGTTAATCCGATTATCTACTTGTCTTTATTTCTTAGACAAATACCTCATACGCATCCAGAAAATATTGTGAGCTTCACTTCTAAAACGATGCAGAACTTCCATGGGCAACTGCCCATGCTTAAGAATGAAGTGGCCCGTTGGAAGAAAAGTAAACAAGTGGTGGTCTTTCTTGCGAGTGATACAGACCGAGCGGAACGTATGTTAAATGCGCTTCAGGACTTTGACATTGAGATTTCACATGATCGCGGACAGGTTTTAGAAGAGGGAAGTCCTGTCGTGATGACGGGCAGTTTACATCAAGGATTTGAGCTTCCACTTCACTCACTCGTGGTTGTGACTGAAAGTGAAGTTTTCACTAAACAACAAAAAAGGCGCTCTAGAAAAAGCAGACAGCTCTCCAACGCTGAGAGAATTAAGAATTATACAGAACTTAACGTAGGAGATTACGTCGTCCACATTAATCACGGGATCGGTAAATATCTCGGTATCGAGACGCTCGAGATTGGTGGGGTGCATAAGGATTACCTTAATCTAAGATACTCTGGGAATGACAAGCTATATGTCCCTGTCGAACAGATCGATCAGGTACAAAAATACGTCGGGGGAGAAGAAAAAGAACCTAAGCTGTATTCCTTAGGCGGTAGTGAATGGAAGAAAGTAAAAAGTAAAGTACAATCATCCGTCAAAGACATTGCTGCTGACCTTATTAAGCTTTATGCCCAAAGAGAAGCAACAACCGGTTACGCCTTTAATAAAGACAGCGCCATGCATCGTGAATTTGACTCCTTATTTCCATATCAAGAGACGGAGGATCAACTTCGCGCCATTGAGGAAATTAAAAAGGACATGGAACGGACGCGCCCTATGGACCGTCTATTATGTGGAGACGTAGGCTACGGCAAGACCGAGGTGGCTATCCGTGCAGCGTTCAAAGCGATAATGGATGGCAAACAAGTGGCGATCCTAGTACCGACCACCATACTGGCCCAACAGCATTACGAAACGTTAAGAGAGAGGTTTAACGATTATCCAGTTGAGATTGAAGTTTTGAGTCGTTTCCGTACGAGGAAGGAACAAAACCAAACGGTGAAAAAGTTAAAGGAAGGCCTTGTAGACGTCGTAATTGGAACCCATCGTCTCTTATCTAAGGATATCGTGTTTAAGGACTTAGGATTGCTTGTCGTCGATGAAGAGCAACGTTTTGGTGTCTCGCACAAAGAAAAAATCAAACAAATGAAGCAAAACGTGGATGTCTTGACATTAACGGCAACCCCCATTCCAAGAACCTTGCATATGTCCATGCTTGGTGTACGTGATCTATCCGTTATAGAAACCCCGCCTGAGAACCGTTTTCCGGTACAGACGTATGTCGTTGAATTTAATGCTGCACTCATACGGGAGGCGATAGAAAGGGAGTTAGCCAGGGGGGGACAAGTATATTTCTTGTACAACCAAGTACAAGGGATCGACCAAATGGCTGAACATATTCGCGCTTTAGTACCAGACGCCAGAATCGCAACAGCGCATGGTAAAATGAAAGAAACGGAGCTAGAAGCCATTATGATTGACTTTCTTGATGGAGAGTATGACGTCCTCGTGAGCACGACGATCATTGAGACGGGCGTTGATATTCCTAATGTGAATACGCTCATCATTCATGATGCCGATAAAATGGGATTATCACAGCTCTATCAGCTGAGAGGTAGAGTCGGTCGTTCCAGTCGTATGGCTTATGCTTATTTCACATACCAGAGAGATAAAGTGTTAACGGAAGTGGCTGAGAAACGCCTTCAAGCCATTAAGGAATTTACTGAGCTTGGTTCAGGCTTTAAAATCGCCATGCGAGACCTTTCTATTCGAGGAGCCGGTAACTTACTCGGAGCTGAACAGCATGGTTTTATCGCTTCAGTCGGTTTTGATTTATACTCTCAGATGTTAAAAGAAGCCATAGAAGAAATGAAGGGTGAAACCAAGGTAGAGGATAAAAAAGAGTTAGAACTAGACTTACATGTGGACGCCTACCTCCCTGACAGTTATATTAAAGATGGGAAGCAAAAGATTGAGATGTACAAAAAAGTTCATGCCACCCGTACGCAAAAGGACGTATTTGAGCTTGAAGATGAGCTGTTAGACCGTTTTGGCACGATACCAGACCCAGTTCAACGCTTGATGTCTGTGGCAAAGGTACGGGCATACGCCCATCACCTTAACTTAGAGAGCATCATCCAAAAACAGGGTGTTGTGCGGATGCTCTTTGAGCAAAACCAGAATGATAAACTCGATGGAGGGAAGCTTTTTCAAATTGTCACAGAATTTGGCCGAAAAGTCGGATTGATTTCCGAGCACCAAATTGGTATATCTGTTAGAATAAAGGGGTTAGCTGAAACGGAATGGCTAAGTATAATTGAAAGACTATTACATCAATTAGTTGAAGGAGACATCCTGAAAGGAGAAGAAGAGCATGCACTTTAA
- a CDS encoding anti-sigma-F factor Fin, whose amino-acid sequence MAIRYVCRYCNHHLGDIRHQEVEEEKLGFHALSATEREQMLQYQENGDIIAQVCCEHCQETIQRYPELLLQTDILQ is encoded by the coding sequence ATGGCCATCCGTTACGTATGCCGTTATTGTAATCACCACCTTGGTGATATACGTCATCAAGAAGTGGAAGAAGAGAAACTGGGTTTTCATGCCCTATCTGCAACTGAGCGTGAACAAATGCTGCAATATCAGGAAAATGGTGATATTATTGCTCAAGTGTGCTGCGAGCATTGCCAAGAAACGATTCAAAGATATCCGGAGTTGTTACTTCAGACAGACATTTTACAGTAA
- a CDS encoding putative polysaccharide biosynthesis protein, with product MTEQEQTKVLLKGTAILAAAALISKVLGVVYRIPYQNITGDLGLYVFQQVYPLYSLLLIVATAGFPIAVSKLVAERIALGDHNGAKRVFRVSAVALSLTGLVTFLAMYAGAPYIASWMEDDGLILPLRSVSFALLIVPFMAAIRGYFQGHQNMVPTAISQVIEQIIRVITIIALSYWFMANQYDEYYAGAGAVFGAFTGAAAALIFLLLLWRRVQAKHNKQPQKATPTTEESHGDEDQSSAPETFTQETVVQLIKRILYLAIPICLGAMVLPLFQIVDAMTVVKVLNHTGIEPIDSRNLKGVFDRGQPLVQFAAFFATALSLALVPSISEAYAKNNHKLIAVRSEMALRLTLFLGLAASFGLAVLAGPVNIMLYKTGDGTITLAVLAFTTMFSTLGIASGAVLQGLGRVILPARNLLAGVVVKTILNVALIPIWGITGAALATVLAYGVATILNLVALHKITKLQLSFKVFFAKPFTAVIAMAVLVWLTMEGLLFALSGVITHERIYFAIVALSSVAVGVVTYALGLLKFGAVTKEELQSVPKVNRFVPLLDKFKFFKS from the coding sequence ATGACAGAGCAAGAACAAACAAAAGTCTTATTAAAAGGAACTGCGATATTAGCTGCTGCAGCTCTTATATCCAAGGTTTTGGGTGTTGTGTACCGTATCCCATATCAAAACATAACAGGGGATTTAGGTTTGTATGTCTTTCAACAAGTGTATCCATTATATAGTTTGTTATTAATAGTGGCGACGGCTGGGTTTCCTATAGCTGTTTCCAAGCTAGTGGCCGAAAGGATTGCTTTAGGAGATCATAACGGAGCCAAAAGGGTGTTCCGGGTGTCAGCCGTCGCGCTGTCACTGACCGGTCTTGTCACGTTTTTAGCCATGTACGCGGGGGCGCCGTATATCGCCTCCTGGATGGAAGATGATGGCCTTATCTTGCCCTTACGCAGTGTATCATTTGCCTTATTAATTGTGCCCTTTATGGCTGCCATACGTGGATATTTCCAAGGTCATCAAAATATGGTACCGACGGCCATATCTCAGGTCATCGAGCAAATTATAAGAGTAATCACGATTATTGCACTCAGTTACTGGTTTATGGCCAATCAATATGATGAGTACTATGCGGGTGCCGGTGCTGTTTTTGGTGCTTTTACCGGGGCGGCGGCCGCGCTGATCTTTTTATTATTACTGTGGCGTCGAGTACAAGCTAAGCACAATAAACAACCACAAAAAGCGACGCCCACCACGGAAGAGTCCCATGGTGATGAGGATCAATCATCAGCGCCAGAGACTTTCACTCAAGAAACGGTAGTCCAGCTTATTAAGCGCATTTTATACTTAGCCATTCCGATATGTCTAGGCGCGATGGTTTTACCGTTGTTTCAAATAGTGGATGCGATGACGGTGGTTAAAGTTCTTAATCATACAGGTATCGAACCGATCGATTCTAGGAATTTAAAAGGGGTCTTTGATCGGGGGCAGCCCCTCGTCCAATTCGCTGCCTTCTTTGCGACAGCTTTATCATTGGCTCTAGTCCCTTCTATTTCTGAGGCTTACGCCAAAAATAACCACAAACTCATCGCCGTTCGGTCTGAAATGGCTTTAAGGTTAACTTTATTTTTAGGACTGGCAGCTTCTTTTGGTCTTGCGGTGTTAGCAGGTCCTGTCAATATTATGCTGTACAAAACGGGCGATGGTACGATAACGCTTGCTGTCCTCGCTTTTACGACCATGTTTTCAACACTCGGGATTGCGTCCGGTGCCGTGTTACAGGGGCTCGGCCGTGTTATCTTACCTGCCCGAAATTTGCTCGCAGGTGTTGTTGTCAAGACTATACTTAACGTTGCCCTTATTCCGATATGGGGGATCACTGGTGCCGCATTAGCTACCGTCTTAGCTTACGGTGTAGCCACCATCCTAAATCTTGTGGCCTTGCACAAAATCACGAAATTGCAACTATCCTTTAAGGTATTTTTCGCCAAGCCGTTCACGGCCGTTATAGCAATGGCCGTGTTGGTCTGGTTAACAATGGAAGGTCTATTGTTCGCCTTAAGTGGTGTCATTACGCATGAGCGTATATATTTTGCCATTGTGGCCTTATCTTCAGTGGCAGTGGGTGTCGTCACCTATGCACTTGGACTATTAAAGTTCGGTGCTGTGACTAAGGAGGAGCTGCAATCAGTTCCTAAAGTTAATCGGTTCGTTCCCTTATTAGATAAGTTTAAATTCTTTAAATCGTAG
- the spoVT gene encoding stage V sporulation protein T, with amino-acid sequence MKATGIVRRIDDLGRVVIPKEIRRTLRIREGDPLEIFVDREGEVILKKYSPIGELGDFAKEYADSLYESLGHTTLICDRDHIIAVAGISKKEYLEKSVGHVVESSMNERKTLVEGNKGNFEICKDVNEEYTSYCVSPIVAGGDPIGAVILLSKQEGVDMGDIEEKLTETAAGFLGKQMEQ; translated from the coding sequence ATGAAAGCAACAGGCATTGTTCGTCGAATTGATGATTTGGGAAGAGTTGTCATTCCTAAAGAAATTCGTCGCACGTTAAGAATTAGAGAAGGAGACCCACTGGAGATATTTGTAGATCGTGAAGGTGAAGTGATATTAAAGAAGTACTCCCCGATTGGCGAATTGGGGGACTTTGCCAAAGAATATGCGGACTCATTGTATGAAAGTTTAGGACATACCACCCTTATTTGTGACCGTGACCATATTATTGCGGTTGCTGGCATATCGAAAAAAGAGTACTTAGAAAAATCAGTTGGACATGTCGTTGAATCAAGTATGAACGAACGCAAAACATTGGTAGAGGGTAACAAAGGAAATTTTGAGATTTGCAAAGATGTGAATGAAGAATATACATCATACTGTGTATCCCCTATTGTAGCAGGAGGAGACCCTATCGGTGCTGTTATCCTCTTAAGTAAACAAGAGGGCGTCGATATGGGGGACATCGAAGAAAAATTAACGGAAACGGCAGCAGGATTTTTAGGTAAACAAATGGAGCAGTAA
- the glmU gene encoding bifunctional UDP-N-acetylglucosamine diphosphorylase/glucosamine-1-phosphate N-acetyltransferase GlmU: MSDIYTVILAAGKGTRMKSKLYKVLHPVCGKPMVQHVVDNSRQMKPKDTVLVIGHGADKVKEELGPDVTYVLQEEQLGTGHAVMVTRDHLLDKNGTTLILYGDTPLVTADVLQQLVNHHHEVGAAATILTAQVSDPTGYGRVVRNEHADVTRIVEQKDATPEEQQIKEINTGMYCFDNQKLVSILPQLTNDNVQGEYYITDCIEILKKQEEKVSAYITPDADITMGVNDRVALAEAEKKLRKRLNEQHMREGVTIIDPDHTYIGVDVKIGQDTVIHPGTSLSGQTVIGEDCVIGPNADIRDAQIGEGTTVQHSTLTESTVGEQTTIGPYAYIRPGSDIGDNCKIGDFVEVKNAVVGDGAKIPHLSYIGDADIGKKVNMGCGSITVNYDGQQKHRTVVEEGSFVGCNVNLIAPVEVGKGSYIAAGSTINRSVPENSLAIAREKQTNKEGYASRLRAKNKK; encoded by the coding sequence ATGAGTGATATCTACACCGTTATTTTGGCAGCAGGAAAAGGGACAAGAATGAAATCCAAATTATACAAAGTGTTGCACCCTGTTTGCGGGAAACCTATGGTTCAACACGTTGTAGATAATTCTCGCCAGATGAAGCCAAAAGATACGGTTTTAGTCATCGGCCATGGTGCCGATAAGGTCAAAGAAGAGCTAGGTCCAGACGTGACATACGTCCTTCAAGAGGAACAGCTCGGTACAGGTCATGCGGTGATGGTCACGCGGGATCATTTATTAGATAAAAATGGGACAACACTGATATTATACGGGGATACACCCCTTGTGACGGCTGACGTTTTACAACAGCTCGTCAATCATCATCATGAAGTGGGTGCAGCGGCTACGATTCTGACAGCTCAAGTGAGCGACCCAACAGGTTATGGTAGAGTCGTCAGAAATGAACATGCTGATGTCACGCGGATCGTGGAACAAAAGGACGCCACACCTGAAGAACAGCAAATCAAAGAGATTAATACGGGCATGTATTGTTTTGACAATCAAAAACTCGTATCAATTCTACCCCAATTGACGAACGATAATGTACAAGGGGAATACTATATTACCGATTGTATTGAGATCCTTAAAAAACAAGAAGAAAAAGTATCTGCGTATATCACTCCGGATGCCGACATTACAATGGGTGTTAACGATCGTGTCGCCTTAGCGGAAGCGGAAAAGAAACTGAGAAAACGTTTAAATGAGCAGCATATGAGAGAAGGTGTGACCATCATTGACCCTGATCACACTTATATTGGGGTAGACGTTAAGATCGGTCAGGATACCGTGATACATCCTGGTACATCGCTCAGCGGGCAAACGGTCATCGGAGAGGATTGTGTGATTGGGCCAAACGCCGACATACGTGACGCTCAAATAGGAGAGGGAACAACAGTGCAACATTCCACGCTGACGGAGAGCACAGTTGGAGAACAGACCACTATCGGCCCATACGCTTATATACGCCCCGGAAGCGATATTGGGGATAACTGTAAAATTGGTGATTTTGTCGAGGTTAAAAATGCGGTTGTTGGCGATGGCGCTAAGATACCACATCTAAGCTACATAGGAGATGCCGATATAGGTAAAAAAGTGAACATGGGCTGTGGGTCTATCACAGTTAACTATGACGGGCAACAAAAGCACCGCACTGTTGTTGAAGAAGGAAGCTTTGTCGGGTGTAATGTCAACCTTATCGCACCTGTAGAAGTCGGAAAAGGTTCATATATTGCCGCGGGCTCCACGATTAATCGTTCGGTCCCAGAGAATAGCTTAGCGATCGCAAGGGAAAAACAAACGAACAAAGAAGGATACGCTTCGAGGTTGAGGGCAAAAAATAAAAAATAA
- the pth gene encoding aminoacyl-tRNA hydrolase, producing MKLIVGLGNPGPKYEDTRHNIGFMVIDHLARALNIEVTQNKGKGLVGEGLVEGQKVMLVKPMTYMNLSGECVRALMDYYKIPIDDVLIIYDDLDLPFAKFKLRMKGSSAGHNGLKSIIAHLGTQAFQRVKMGIGRPEYGDIIPYVLGKFAKEEQKHLQPWIEEAGEASLAFVTEPDFSKVMNRFNR from the coding sequence ATGAAATTGATTGTGGGACTAGGAAATCCCGGTCCAAAGTATGAGGATACGAGACATAATATAGGGTTTATGGTCATCGATCACCTTGCTAGAGCATTAAATATAGAGGTGACACAAAACAAGGGCAAGGGATTAGTGGGGGAAGGTTTAGTTGAAGGACAAAAAGTGATGCTCGTGAAACCGATGACGTATATGAACCTATCAGGAGAATGTGTACGCGCTTTAATGGATTATTATAAAATACCGATTGATGATGTCCTCATCATTTACGATGACTTGGACCTGCCATTCGCTAAGTTTAAGCTAAGAATGAAAGGGAGTTCTGCCGGACATAACGGCTTAAAATCTATTATTGCTCACTTGGGCACCCAAGCTTTCCAGCGTGTCAAAATGGGAATTGGGCGACCAGAATATGGTGACATTATCCCTTATGTACTAGGAAAGTTTGCCAAAGAAGAACAGAAGCATCTCCAGCCGTGGATTGAAGAAGCTGGGGAAGCAAGTCTTGCGTTTGTCACAGAACCTGATTTTTCAAAAGTAATGAATCGTTTTAATCGTTAA
- a CDS encoding 50S ribosomal protein L25/general stress protein Ctc, giving the protein MQKLAAQPRQTERKSVAKNLRQEGRIPAVVYGEKVGNASLSVEEGEFSKLLREYGHNVLVKLDWDGQQATAIIGEVQSDPLKGTTLHVDFQEVNLDKTLTADIPLEWVGEDGANKKGVLQKQTHALQVECLPKDLPDYITVDVSALDIGDSLSVGDLNFGQGIKPTNEEDTVIVRLAAPSTETEPEEPQQEVNEPELVENDDGED; this is encoded by the coding sequence ATGCAAAAACTAGCCGCTCAACCGAGGCAGACCGAAAGGAAATCAGTTGCCAAGAATTTAAGGCAAGAAGGAAGAATACCTGCTGTCGTCTACGGTGAGAAAGTCGGAAACGCTTCTTTGTCCGTGGAAGAAGGGGAATTCTCCAAGCTCCTTAGAGAGTATGGACATAACGTGCTAGTCAAATTAGATTGGGACGGTCAACAAGCCACAGCCATCATAGGTGAAGTGCAGAGTGATCCATTAAAAGGGACAACGTTACATGTTGATTTCCAAGAGGTGAACCTAGACAAAACTTTAACGGCTGACATACCTTTGGAGTGGGTTGGGGAGGATGGAGCAAACAAAAAAGGTGTATTACAGAAACAAACCCATGCCTTACAAGTAGAGTGTCTACCGAAAGACTTACCGGATTATATTACTGTCGACGTTTCAGCACTTGACATTGGTGATAGTCTGTCAGTAGGAGACTTAAATTTTGGACAAGGCATAAAGCCGACTAATGAAGAAGATACAGTTATTGTACGTTTAGCCGCACCATCTACTGAAACGGAACCAGAAGAACCGCAGCAGGAGGTAAATGAACCAGAATTAGTGGAAAATGATGATGGTGAAGATTAA
- a CDS encoding peptidylprolyl isomerase, protein MHFKRFTILALVVALSLIVAACGGGNDEEASGDEQNADLPMEPDISFTEIDRTGLEADTVVATYEGGEITGDQLASYLGFHGFVNPSVQVNEAESRQELLKFLILQETVADEVASTEWAEQKAEELWDEINSVYTEDQTEEAYEKLHTSEEEIKDHLVGYYLMESYFREQIDEDEALAFYEDIQEQITTASVRHILVATEEQQPDGSMEEIRTEEEAKQLADELYADLQEGADFAELAAEHTDDPGSKDNGGLYEDVAVGQWVPEFKQAALEQDIDEIGEPVKTDFGYHIIRVEDRTVTPFEEIEDNVYGQLANDKIYDYYSNTLPDKIEEINIQVEEADADDQSEDAQSEDE, encoded by the coding sequence ATGCACTTTAAACGATTCACCATTTTAGCATTGGTTGTTGCACTGTCCTTGATCGTAGCCGCTTGTGGAGGAGGTAACGATGAAGAGGCATCAGGAGACGAACAAAATGCTGATCTACCAATGGAACCAGACATCTCATTTACAGAAATAGACCGCACTGGCTTAGAAGCTGATACCGTGGTGGCAACGTATGAGGGTGGAGAGATTACCGGTGACCAATTGGCTAGTTATTTAGGTTTCCATGGTTTTGTCAATCCTAGTGTTCAAGTAAACGAAGCAGAAAGTCGCCAAGAACTACTTAAATTCTTAATCCTTCAGGAAACGGTCGCTGATGAAGTGGCGTCAACTGAATGGGCAGAACAAAAAGCTGAAGAGCTATGGGATGAGATCAACAGCGTGTACACAGAAGATCAGACTGAAGAAGCTTACGAAAAACTGCACACTTCTGAAGAAGAGATTAAAGACCATCTCGTAGGGTATTACTTAATGGAGAGCTATTTCCGTGAACAAATCGACGAAGATGAAGCTTTGGCGTTCTATGAAGACATCCAAGAACAGATCACAACCGCTTCAGTTCGTCATATATTAGTGGCAACTGAAGAACAACAGCCAGATGGGTCGATGGAAGAAATCCGCACAGAGGAAGAAGCGAAGCAATTAGCGGATGAGCTTTATGCAGACCTTCAAGAAGGGGCTGACTTTGCCGAGCTAGCAGCAGAACATACAGATGATCCAGGAAGCAAAGATAACGGGGGTTTGTATGAGGACGTTGCCGTTGGCCAGTGGGTTCCAGAGTTCAAACAAGCTGCACTAGAGCAAGATATTGATGAGATTGGTGAGCCGGTTAAGACCGACTTTGGATACCATATCATTCGCGTCGAGGACCGTACTGTGACACCTTTTGAAGAGATTGAAGATAACGTTTATGGTCAATTGGCGAACGATAAGATCTATGATTACTACTCTAATACCCTTCCGGATAAAATTGAGGAAATTAACATTCAAGTTGAAGAGGCGGATGCTGATGATCAATCAGAAGATGCTCAATCTGAAGACGAGTAA
- a CDS encoding ribose-phosphate diphosphokinase, with protein sequence MANYRDPKLKVFTCNANQSLAKEICDHIGVPLGKANISHFSDGEISVHINESVRGADVFVIQSTCAPVNDHIMEMLVMIDALKRASAKSINVVMPYYGYARQDRKARARDPITAKLVANLIQTAGANRVITMDLHATQIQGFFDIPVDHLFGVPILGDHFLEKNLEDVVVVSPDHGGVTRARKLAERLKAPIAIIDKRRPKPNVAEIMNIVGHIEGKTAILIDDIIDTAGTITLAANALSDNGAKEVYACCTHPVLSGPAMERITQSKIKELVVTNSIPLTEDKKNDQVRVLSVASLMGEAIIRVHEELSVSKLFD encoded by the coding sequence ATGGCCAACTATCGTGACCCAAAGTTAAAGGTATTTACATGTAATGCTAATCAATCTTTAGCGAAAGAAATATGTGATCATATAGGTGTTCCCTTAGGAAAAGCGAATATCTCTCATTTCAGTGATGGTGAAATATCGGTGCATATTAACGAAAGTGTCCGGGGGGCAGACGTCTTTGTCATTCAGTCTACATGTGCACCTGTGAATGATCACATTATGGAGATGCTCGTGATGATTGATGCCCTAAAGCGGGCGTCAGCCAAAAGTATCAACGTTGTTATGCCATACTATGGATATGCTAGACAGGATCGGAAGGCAAGAGCAAGAGATCCTATTACAGCCAAACTGGTCGCTAACCTAATCCAGACAGCAGGGGCGAACAGAGTCATCACGATGGATTTACACGCCACACAAATTCAAGGGTTCTTTGATATTCCAGTGGATCATTTGTTTGGCGTCCCGATACTTGGTGATCACTTCTTAGAGAAAAACTTAGAAGATGTTGTTGTCGTATCACCGGACCATGGGGGTGTGACCAGAGCGAGAAAATTAGCTGAACGCCTGAAAGCGCCGATTGCCATTATTGATAAGCGTCGACCTAAACCAAATGTTGCTGAAATTATGAATATCGTTGGTCATATTGAAGGCAAAACAGCGATCTTAATTGATGACATCATCGATACGGCGGGAACGATTACACTAGCAGCGAACGCATTATCCGATAACGGAGCCAAGGAAGTTTATGCCTGCTGTACACATCCAGTCCTATCTGGCCCTGCCATGGAACGTATAACCCAATCAAAAATCAAGGAACTCGTCGTCACAAACTCCATTCCTCTAACCGAGGATAAGAAAAATGATCAAGTGCGCGTCCTTTCAGTCGCTTCTCTTATGGGGGAAGCCATTATTCGAGTGCATGAGGAGTTATCTGTGAGTAAACTTTTCGACTAG